TGTGGCTGCCAGGGATGATGGGCAAATGAGGCCTACCCCTCCACTGCAGAGACTGGATCAGGTTCAATTGTTCAGAGGTTCCAGCAGCTACATCCTCAGCAAAGCGTGTCAACCTAAAGCTCGTCGTTCCCCCTGGAGGTTGTTCCACCACTTCCTCGACAACCTGCACCTTCTCAATGCCAAATGGGCAAGGTCATGCCCAACAAGATGCTGCTGGTCAGGAGGAGATCCCCTTTGCCATTGATGCAAGGTATCATGAGTTAACATGCAATTGTGGAGGAAAAAGAACTCTGCCGATGGTTATGGCCCTCTCCACAGTATTGTCCTAAGAAGAATCTCTCACTATTAAGACAACTCGCAAGTACATGACACCCTGAAGACAGTAAGCAAAGCTGTCCAACTTCCATAATGAAGACATTCTAAAAAAAAACTTCCATAATGAAGACTATTTGGATTTGCCATACTAAAAGCCTAGAAGGTAACAAATTGTTGGTATGGCAAATATTTTCATAATGCAGTAACTTTATAGGTATTATTTAATCATCATGTATTTTCCACTCCATCCTATCAACTCTGCAGATTCCATGCAATTAAGCAAAAATAACTTTGAAACATGCAGTTAGCGCACCTAGGTAGGGCATCAAAATACAGGACCTCCCTGCCGAGTCTAGTCAAGCATGCACCTGAAAATGATAAAACCTTATGTGCTTATCCAGTATTTTCACAAAAGAAAAGAAGCGGCCACGCAGTTAAGAGTTAACTGAATATATTTATATCTTGTCCTATCTTACCTGCGAGCAATGGTGACATGCCACAAGGTGGTTTCAATGATTTGGATGGTGCAGACATCACCGACCTTGATCCCATTTTCATAGCAGAACCTCTTCCAACCTGATCCATCCACTTGACTGCGATTTGTGTATGGCACCAGCCGCATGCCAAGAACTAGTACTGCTAGTTGGAGTCTTGAGTGTGACTGTGCAAGGTTCCCGGAGTCCAAGCGCCTTACAGAAGGACAGTGGTAAAGACTGAAAAAATTTCACAATCACATTGGTCAGACAATTTAGTTCTGAATGTGGTCATCGATGATACACATTGGATAGATAAGGAATGCTATATCTAAATTCCATCCAATGTGATTTTTTTATAACATGTTATTGAACTGCATATACATGAAAAATTGTTATATAAGAACTGACACTATGTCAAAGTAATCAGTTCAGTATATGGATTTTGTTTCCTGTTGTGATAACATACACACAACTGGCAGTAAATAAAGCATGAAATGGATAACAAAATGTTGGTTCCTGATTCTGCACTTGAAATGCAAGCTCATCACCAAAAATCCTAAAACTACATCTGATATCCAGATCTTAGAATAAGATTTAGTTCAAATTCTAGCTAAAAAGTTGTAATAAATTTATCCAATTTCAAGCTACAATCTTGCTCATATAAAAAAAGAGACAGAGTTGTGCTTACAAGATGATGTTCAATTGTGCTGGTGTTGATCTCCTTCTTTATCCAAGCCGGTGGCCCAATCTTGAAGACAGAGTATGTCCTATATGATGCCTTGTTCAGAGGAACCATGGAGACTTTTGGTCCCTTTTGTCCCTCGCTATTTAGCATATCCTTCTTGGTTTTAGTGCTTTCCTGTTGCTTTACAGTATAAGTTAATGCTGATACCTTATGGGGAAAAAAGGTGCAACTGCTAAAGTATTTAACTTACAATGCAGAACTGATCTATCTTTTCCTCACAGCGTGTGATAACAACATGCCAAAGCTTGGTTTCGACAACATTGAAAGTGCAGACGTCACCTTCCTTGATCCCGTTCTCCCAGCAGAACCTCTTCCATCCCGACCCACCAAGGTGGTTGCAATTCTTGTATGACCTAATACGTGCCAGCCAAGTAGCATTGCTGCTCTCAGAGGTCCTGAGGGTGATCGCACAAGTTTCCCGGAGTCCAATCGCCTCGCAGAAGACCAGCGGCAAAGACTGCAAGAATTGTAAGCACATAGGTCAGCCAACTGATTTATGCCAGCGAATGTCAAGGAACAATGTATCACAATGGGTGAAAAATGATTGAAATATCTGAATTCCTGTTCATGTGGGGTGTGATGATATGTAAGATGTTCTTGGAGTGCATATAAATGCTGAATGTCATACTAATCCAAGAGTTGATACTATGTCAGAAAGAGTACAATATCCCCTATTCTGATAGCGTTCAGCCGGTCACACATATCCTAGCAAAATTTCAGTTCATGTTCATGCtaaaaaaagtagagaaaatGTTTTTTAGTTTATCCAGTTTCTTGCTTGCACATATCAGTAGAGAAACAATTGTGCTTACAAAGATATTTTGAATTGTGTAGATGTTGATCTCCTTCCTTATCCAAGCCAGTGGTCCAATCTCAAAAATACATCTTCTGTTAGATGATGACGCCTTATTCAAAGAAGTCGTGGGGTTCTTTGGATCCTTCTGCTCCTTACTACTTGACATATTGTTGTCACTCTTACGCTTTATACTTGATGCAGAAGGGGTTTCCTGCTGGTTTTGACAGTATATGTTAATTGTGATAACTAATAAGACAAAGGGACAAGGGCTTCAGTAATTAACTCACATAGTTGAACTGATTTATCTTTTCCTTGCAGCGTGTGATAACAACATGCCAGTGTGGTTTCGACAACATTGAAAGTGCACATGTCGCCTTCCTTCAGAATGTTCTCCTGATAGAACCTCCTCCAACCCTGCACAAGCAGGAAGCTACAATTCTTGCCTGGGAGACCGCGCACCTGCCAACATCCAGGACTGTCCATTGAAGTCTTGAGCATGATCATGCAAGGTTCTTGCAGTCCAACTGCATGGCAGAAAGCTGTTGCAGAGGCTGCAATAATTGCATTCACATTGGTTTCAGTATGCGGTCAATGATTCACTATGTATCCCAGTCGATGAATATTGACTGCTAGATTTAAAATCCATTTCTTTGAGTTCCAAAACAAGATCTTCAAGAGCTTATATGGACAGATGTTTGATATGATATCAAATTCAGTACTTTCATATATTGATTTATTTCTTCCATCAGCATGCACATATATTATCATTAGTTACAGCATCAAGTGATTTAATGAACATTTTAGCCTCTATTTCTCTATGAGGAAATGAAAAGGTATTTGACAAAAGAATCAGATATTTAAAATCCATTTCTTTTGGTTCAGTAACAAGATCTTGAAATGGTTACAAAATGATATTGTAACGGTTTTATTTTATCCAATAGGGAAATGATTGTGCTTACAAGTTTGTATTCATGTATCCTTGAGTCGATCACTTTCTTAATCCAGGATGGGGGGCCAATTTCATAGAAGGATCTCTTCTGGAGTGGAGCCTGGTTCGAAGAATTCATGGGTGCCTTTGGTTTCTTTCGTCCTTCACTGCATGGCCAATCATTGTTTCTCTTACACTTATGTATACAAGCTTGGTACCTGACCAATCGCTCTTGTTCTTCACCACATTGTACTTCCTGCTGCTTTTCTTTATCTTGTAATGTTGATACTTGAAAGTACAAAAGAGGCACACACTTTAGAATTTCACTCAAATTTTATCCATTGCTAATAATCGATAGCATAAACTTATTGACATTTTGCTTACTCTTTTGCAATCCAGTGCTGTTGTGTTTAGACTCTCTTTGGCATCCATTGGGCTCAAATACTTTAGCTGTAAACTTCATGTTGCCATCATACCTTAACAGCAGATAATTGACTTCAGTGATGCCATGAAGCGCTAGAAATTGAGACCACCCACCTACAAAGAACATATCTGACTGATTCATCCCGAGATCATTTCACAAATTTTTCCAAGGGGTCCAAAAACGACGGCGATATGATTGTTCCAGTGTCCCCTGGGGATGTAATTTTGCACAATCTTAGCTGGTATTATCTGCAAGAACAGATAAAAAGAGTAAAGCCAGACAATTCCAATAAGAGAAAACAAAGTTCAGCAAAAGATGGGGTGGAAAGCAGCAAAGTCCACGAACCATCTTCTCCATAGAATCTGGTGGAAGCAGACTGATGAACTGTGGCCAGCGGGATGCTTCTGTGCTGCTCATGGCTGCTTCAGCTCAACAAAATAAGAGATACAAACAATCAGTTTATActgaaaataaaaatttatgatgTTACTGTCTTACTGAATGCAGTAGGAAACTAGAAGTTAGGCAAGATCTACTATTAAGTGGTAAttcagtaaaaaaaaatctccaagCTTCCGGGCAAACGGCTATCCCATTATATACCAAGATCAATTTATCCCTCTTCTTAGCAACAACTGTACATTACAAGGACTCCAACAGTCCAGTATTGAAATATCAAATTTCATCAGACTctaagaaaacaaaaaatagtATTAATATCGCAGTTGCATCTTTTCAAGAATATAGATAATAGGGAACAATCCTGCTTCACGAAGAGAGAGGGTTTACATTTACAAGGGAATAAACAGGAAAAATCACACAAGGAACCCAAATATTGTTATCCAGACGAGCATTCGTCAGTCATCACATTCAGATGAACAACTTCCGATTTCTTCGAGATTTTGACACAATGCCAAAAAAAATGGAGTTCATAAAAGGTCAAAGATTTTTAGAGTTACGGAAAGGAAAGGAACTCAAAAGAGGGTTTTCTGAAGAGAATTTGGCACCGAAAAGGGTGAAATTTTTACCTCCAAGCTGAGTGCCCAGCTCCGTGAGGCAGCAGCTGGCGTCGAACGCCTTGACGgtgagcacgccgccgccgcggtgccggAGGACCACGAACCACCCCGCCCCGACTCCGCACGCGTCCGCGAATTCCTGCCACCCGCGGCCCAGGaacgcgccgtcgccgtcctgcCCGACCTCGACCCGCTGGACCACGCCCCTTCCGTGCGGGACGATGATGAGGGCATCGTCGGAGCCGATCTCCCGGGCGAGCTCGCCAGGGATGCGCTGCAAGGTGCAAGATGGGTGATTTTCTTTGGGCGGAgtcacgccgccggcgtccgagggagcggcgccggcgcgacggagggagtaggtgaATGGCAGCAGCACCCGTAGGTgcttgcgggggggggggggggggggggggcggcggtgTTGGTGATgtgagcccatcatcacaatacaatacggtttaaaggcccaaatgaatattgatccaagagagaTTAGGATTATTAATGGGCCTATGaaatagaagcccattagtacgccctatatatatgagggaggggctaggggggcgatgacctgagccgcgccacctccctagccgccgcccctccctctctctcggccgccgcccttgccgtgcgtgcggtgctagcacaccgacgcccggcgtttcatccccgtacgtgtggactccgtagaggcgctgctgcgactgctgcgctgatcggctgctgggatcaagtacgaggaactcggttcgtgggacgtgatcgactacttcctctacatcgacgcgcgacttcttccgctgcgctgcgcgtctagtggtaacgatctatgatcttctactcgcaagtatcttgggtttatgcggtagtgatgctagcgtagcctacccgcttccctacagtggtaccagagccatcttgcgtagtttttggtctggatcttttgcatatatgcgatatgttgttgtagtagattggatctattacttttgcacggtttgattagatcaattggtcataaggggttaaaactggagcgagttgattgcgcggcatgtgacaaaagattagtttgtgttctttctctgttatgcatacgacatgtccctaccggctggaatcaccatcgggactaactgtgtgcatagtcagcagattgaaccaacagatcaaggtcatgtgtagatgcagtcttctcaagtgcaaagtttgcacggtcaaggtgattgacctagtaaaaattgaggcattatgaatggctcggatttgaggtgatgcgatcactctgatgagattttcatagggattccatagatgcaatctgtgtaattccgtgaggttTTCTGGGCGCTGCCATGAGACCCCCCGGGGATGGCTCCCCCCTCGACCCCCCACCCGCTGACCGACCAgcgggaccgccgttgctttctcgctgtagcggcttcccaagcactactttggtagaacacgtcgtacgcctaacttgtttttgcagggtgtgatgtgaatggtatggcctcaatgtcatgtgatgatgtatgtgatgatttgtgcggcctgcgtgtcgcaagttaacacaaccgggttgaggttgcaccattattgtataacgacctgcgtgtcgacttgtgatgtttgaatccttatgtaattatttcactagctattagatgtagtagcttagtatcttttcatggaggtttcaatcatgatggcgatgatgatcaccacaagacaggacggatggcaatggaggtcaccttggagccatggcgatggaggtcaccttggagccatggcgatggagcccattgtgatgcaagaggtcatactattcacaatataatatgattatatgcctgtgatatttattttcctgtcatagtattctttcatgcttttacatatggtggatgctttaatcatgatagaatagcttccctcagaaaagtttgagtttttgatgccttttaccaatagctgcacctataaattttgatcgttgtgtggtaggtttaccaaagtagagtaccctcagctatcacttttgtatagggtggatgtcggacattcacaagcatagtattggtttactcagcaaagctatcaaaacagttttgggctttaaggcatagggttggggccggggcattggatgccacccaacaaacaagagtcgcatagagatgtgattagtaatttgttacttacctgtatcactacttttctagccgtgatgctaaagctcactagaattttagtgattatggatcttgaactactatatgtcattagagggaagatgactttgatatagtaggttgtcttttgttaaatcagttaatgaaagcctttacataaacttagtgctgaaatcttgctttactttaatgttgtagatcatgtctgccagtaacaattccgctttcaatttgcgttctgttcttgagaaagaaaagttaaatggaacaaactttattgattggtaccgcaacctgagaattgttctcaggcaagagaaaaaggagtatgttcttgagcagccatatcctgatgatctccctgacaatgcaactgctgctgatcgcagagcttatgagaagcactgcaatgactcacttgatgtcagctgtctgatgctcgccaccatgtcccctgatctgcagaagcagtatgagcatgcggatgctcataccatgatcgaggggctgcgtgggatatttcagaaccaagccaggactgagaggttcagtatctcaaaatccttgtttgcgtgcaagctggcagaaggtagcccagtcagtcctcatgtgatcaaaatgattggttacattgagattttggatagacttggttctgaacttcaccaagacttggctactgatgttattctccagtcgctcccggcgagctatgagccttttatcatgaactttcagatgaatggcttggataaaacattgagtgagttgcatgggatgctaaaaacagcagaggagagcattaagaagaatcccaatcatgtgatgatgattcagaaggggaacaaaaagaggaagcgttggacacctcctaatcccaaaggtaaaggcaaggaaaagagttccggtagtgagtcctcaggctctaagctaaagccagcacctaaggccaaatctggccctacttctgaagatgaatgcttccactgtcatgaaaagggacattggtctaggaactgcaagaagtacttggaagaaaagaagaagaagaaggaaagtgagacttccacttcaagtataaatgttatagaaataaatattgcattatcttctagtgaatcatgggtatttgatactggatcgatgattcacacttgcaaatcgttgcagagtctaagtgagactagaagatttgcaagaggcgagttggacgttcgggtcggcaatggcgcaaaggttgcggtgttggcggttggcacctaccacttgtctctaccctccggattcgttttggaattaaataattgttattgcattcctgctttgagcaagaacattatttcttcttcatgtttggaagaagttggtgattttaagattgtaattgagaacaaacgttgttctatcttttgcaatggtattttttatgctcattgtccattggtgaatggattatatgttcttgatcttgtggataaatctatctgtaacattaatactaagaggcttagaccaaatgatttgaatcccacttttatttggcattgtcgcttaggtcatataaatgagaagcgcattgaacaactccataaagatggattgttaatctcatttgattttgaatcttttgacacatgtgagtcttgtttgcttggaaagatgaccaaagcgcctttcactggtcagagtgagagggcgagtaacttgttgggacttgtacataccgatgtatgtggaccaatgagctcaatagccagaggtggttttcagtacttcattactttcactgatgactttagtagatatggctatatctacttaatgaggcacaagtctgaatcatttgaaaagttcaaagaatttcagaatgaagtacaaaatcaattaggcaagacaattaaatttctgcgatctgatcgtggaggagaatatttgagccttgaatttggtgatcatttgaagcaatgtggaattattccgcagctaactccgcccggaacacctcaatggaatggggtatccgaacggaggaaccgaaccttattggacatggttaggtccatgatgagccaagctgatcttccattgtcattttgtggttatgctcttgaaactgctgcgttcacactgaatagggttccaagtaagtctgttgagaagacaccatatgagatatggactgggaagcgtcccggattatcttttctcaaagtttggggatgtgaggcttatgtcaaacgtttgatgtcagataaactcactccaaagtcagacaaatgtttctttgtggggtatcctagggaaaccaaaggatattatttttacaataaggcggaaggcaaagtgtttgtcgctcgcaatggtgttttcttagaaaaagagtttctctcaaaaggatttagtgggagcaaggtgcaacttgaagaaattcaggaaacacccgaaactgtttcagcacccactgaagatccacgggatgtgcaagatgttgcacaacccgtagttgaggcaccagccccacgaaggtctataagggcacgtcgcgctactgacaagctcaacctccttattacggaggagcgccatgtattattgatggaaaatgatgagcccttaaCCTataaagaagcaatgatgggacccgactccggcaAATGGCTTGAAgtcatggaatccgagttaaaatccatgcatgataatcaagtttggaacttggtcgatcagattgacagtgtaagacatgtcgactgtaagtggatttttaagaaaaaattagacatggatggaaatgttcacatctataaggcacgattggtggcgaaaggtttccgacaaattcaaggtgttgactatgaggaaaccttttcgcccgtcgcaatgctaaagtctgttcggattctcctagcaattgccgcatattatgactatgagatatggcaaatggatgtcaaaaccgcttttcttaatggacatctaagtgaggatgtgtatatgacacagcctgaaggttttgtcgatcctaaaaatgctgggaaaatatgtaagcttcagaggtccatctatggattgaagcaagcatctcggagttggaatattcgttttgatgaagtagtcaaagggtttggcttcatcaagaatgaagatgagccttgtgtttacaaaaaggctagtgggagcgcacttgtgtttctggtcctatatgtggatgacatattactgatcggaaatgatattccaatgcttgaagccgttaaaacctcattgaaaaagagtttttcgatgaaggatttaggagaggcggct
This sequence is a window from Panicum virgatum strain AP13 chromosome 7K, P.virgatum_v5, whole genome shotgun sequence. Protein-coding genes within it:
- the LOC120640579 gene encoding putative B3 domain-containing protein Os04g0347400 isoform X1 gives rise to the protein MLSKPHWHVVITRCKEKINQFNYQETPSASSIKRKSDNNMSSSKEQKDPKNPTTSLNKASSSNRRCIFEIGPLAWIRKEINIYTIQNIFSLPLVFCEAIGLRETCAITLRTSESSNATWLARIRSYKNCNHLGGSGWKRFCWENGIKEGDVCTFNVVETKLWHVVITRCEEKIDQFCIESTKTKKDMLNSEGQKGPKVSMVPLNKASYRTYSVFKIGPPAWIKKEINTSTIEHHLSLPLSFCKALGLREPCTVTLKTPTSSTSSWHAAGAIHKSQSSGWIRLEEVLL
- the LOC120640579 gene encoding putative B3 domain-containing protein Os04g0346900 isoform X2, with product MLSKPHWHVVITRCKEKINQFNYETPSASSIKRKSDNNMSSSKEQKDPKNPTTSLNKASSSNRRCIFEIGPLAWIRKEINIYTIQNIFSLPLVFCEAIGLRETCAITLRTSESSNATWLARIRSYKNCNHLGGSGWKRFCWENGIKEGDVCTFNVVETKLWHVVITRCEEKIDQFCIESTKTKKDMLNSEGQKGPKVSMVPLNKASYRTYSVFKIGPPAWIKKEINTSTIEHHLSLPLSFCKALGLREPCTVTLKTPTSSTSSWHAAGAIHKSQSSGWIRLEEVLL